Proteins encoded within one genomic window of Acidovorax sp. 107:
- a CDS encoding TetR/AcrR family transcriptional regulator — protein MDSPVPRPSAIAPAPKKLPARPRSKAAVPASANPVPAETPSEAAATRRPRGRPRKTAEELDDGNRRRKLMDGAAKLFRTQGFAATSTRDIAAAAGMHSGSPFYHFESKNALLYAVMSEGMTMATQSQQQALDALSAKAAPREQLHTLIRHHFEVLLGPRSSFIPVMLYEWRSLTPAQRKGIARIKDSYEATWMPVLEALAQQGALQAEPGVARLFIFGALNWAVQWFSPKKGKSLDALTDEALALFIRS, from the coding sequence ATGGATTCACCCGTGCCGCGCCCCAGCGCCATTGCCCCCGCTCCCAAGAAACTTCCGGCCCGCCCCCGTAGCAAGGCCGCAGTGCCCGCCAGCGCCAACCCAGTCCCCGCAGAAACCCCATCGGAAGCAGCCGCCACACGTCGCCCCCGCGGTCGCCCCCGAAAAACTGCCGAAGAACTCGACGACGGCAACCGCCGCCGCAAGCTCATGGACGGCGCGGCTAAGCTGTTCCGCACCCAGGGCTTTGCAGCCACCAGCACGCGCGACATTGCAGCGGCCGCAGGCATGCACAGCGGCTCGCCCTTCTATCACTTCGAAAGCAAAAATGCGCTGCTCTACGCAGTGATGAGTGAGGGCATGACCATGGCCACGCAAAGCCAGCAACAGGCGCTGGATGCGTTGTCCGCCAAGGCCGCGCCGCGCGAGCAGTTGCACACACTCATTCGCCACCACTTCGAAGTCCTGCTGGGCCCGCGCAGCAGCTTCATCCCGGTGATGCTGTACGAATGGCGCTCACTCACACCTGCGCAGCGCAAGGGCATTGCCCGCATCAAGGACAGCTACGAGGCCACCTGGATGCCCGTGTTGGAAGCGCTGGCACAGCAGGGCGCGCTGCAGGCAGAGCCGGGTGTGGCGCGGCTGTTCATCTTCGGGGCGCTCAACTGGGCGGTGCAGTGGTTCTCTCCCAAAAAGGGCAAGTCGCTCGACGCGCTCACCGACGAGGCACTCGCCTTATTCATCCGTTCATAA
- a CDS encoding acyl-CoA dehydrogenase family protein — MQFTHEHREIQKTLKRFIDEEINPHVDEWEAAEIFPAHEVFKKMGNLGLLGLCKPEEYGGQGLDYSYSLAMAETLGHIHCGGVPMAIGVQTDMCTPALARYGSEELKRNFLAPAITGDMVGCIGVSEPAAGSDVSGIKSVARKDGDDYVITGQKMWITNSLQADWMCMLVNTGEGPVHKNKSLVMVPMRDGPGGKLTKGIEVAQKIRKIGMHSSDTGLIYFDEVRVPQSYRIGAEGQGFIYQMQQFQEERLWCAASTLESLNHCIQWTIDYAQERKLFGSTLADQQWVQFKLAELKTEVEALRALTYRACDLYVNGQDVLELASMAKLKAGRLNREVPDTCLQFWGGMGFTLENKVSRMYRDGRLASIGGGADEVMLGILAKLMGIAKRPVH, encoded by the coding sequence ATGCAGTTCACGCACGAGCACCGCGAGATCCAGAAGACCCTCAAGCGTTTTATCGACGAAGAGATCAACCCCCACGTGGATGAGTGGGAGGCGGCCGAGATCTTCCCCGCGCACGAGGTCTTCAAGAAGATGGGCAACCTGGGCCTTCTGGGCCTGTGCAAGCCCGAAGAGTATGGCGGGCAGGGGCTGGACTACTCGTACAGCCTGGCCATGGCTGAGACGCTGGGCCACATCCACTGTGGCGGCGTGCCTATGGCGATTGGCGTGCAGACCGACATGTGCACGCCTGCGCTGGCGCGCTACGGCAGCGAAGAACTCAAACGCAACTTTCTCGCCCCTGCGATTACGGGCGACATGGTGGGCTGCATCGGCGTGAGCGAACCGGCGGCGGGCAGCGACGTGTCAGGCATCAAAAGCGTGGCGCGCAAGGACGGCGACGACTACGTGATCACCGGCCAGAAGATGTGGATCACCAACAGCCTGCAGGCCGACTGGATGTGCATGCTGGTGAACACGGGTGAAGGCCCCGTGCACAAGAACAAAAGCCTGGTGATGGTGCCCATGCGCGATGGCCCGGGCGGCAAGCTCACCAAGGGCATCGAGGTGGCGCAGAAGATTCGCAAGATCGGCATGCACAGCAGCGACACCGGGTTGATTTACTTCGACGAAGTGCGGGTGCCACAAAGCTACCGCATCGGTGCCGAAGGCCAGGGCTTCATCTACCAGATGCAGCAGTTCCAGGAAGAGCGCCTGTGGTGCGCCGCCAGCACGCTCGAATCGCTGAATCACTGCATCCAGTGGACCATCGACTATGCGCAGGAACGCAAGCTGTTTGGCAGCACGCTGGCCGACCAGCAGTGGGTGCAGTTCAAGCTGGCCGAGCTCAAGACCGAGGTCGAGGCCCTGCGCGCACTCACCTACCGCGCCTGTGACCTGTACGTGAACGGGCAGGACGTGCTGGAGCTGGCCAGCATGGCCAAGCTCAAGGCCGGCCGCCTGAACCGCGAGGTGCCCGACACCTGTCTGCAGTTCTGGGGCGGCATGGGTTTCACGCTGGAGAACAAGGTCTCCCGCATGTACCGCGACGGGCGGCTGGCGTCGATTGGTGGCGGGGCCGACGAAGTGATGCTGGGCATCCTCGCCAAGCTCATGGGCATTGCCAAGCGACCCGTCCACTGA
- a CDS encoding enoyl-CoA hydratase/isomerase family protein: MADSLLIDRAPLASGCVETWTLNDPASRNALSEAMVDGLMATCERAAADTELRGVVLRGAGGHFCAGGSLGGFAKTIGQPLAAGEADPLVPLNRRFGALLQALCALPQWLIVAVEGAAMGGGFGLVCCADQVLAHANAQFATPEVTLGIVPAQIAPFVVRRLGPAAARRCLLTGERWDAAIAQRAGLVDEVVAGDMEAAVQAAIARHAAAAPRAVAATKRLLLAQTDTSLSALLDEAAMAFAQALRGSEAPQGLAAFAARKAPPWSAKP; the protein is encoded by the coding sequence ATGGCTGATTCGCTGCTGATCGACCGCGCGCCGCTGGCCAGCGGCTGTGTGGAAACCTGGACGCTCAACGACCCGGCCAGCCGCAATGCGCTGTCCGAGGCGATGGTTGACGGTTTGATGGCCACGTGTGAGCGAGCTGCGGCCGATACCGAGCTGCGCGGTGTGGTGTTGCGCGGTGCCGGTGGGCACTTCTGCGCGGGTGGCAGCCTGGGCGGTTTTGCCAAGACCATCGGCCAGCCCCTGGCTGCGGGCGAGGCTGACCCGCTAGTACCGCTGAACCGCCGCTTTGGCGCGCTGCTGCAGGCCCTGTGCGCGCTGCCGCAGTGGCTCATCGTGGCGGTGGAGGGCGCCGCGATGGGCGGCGGCTTCGGCCTGGTGTGCTGCGCCGATCAGGTGCTGGCCCACGCCAACGCGCAGTTCGCCACGCCCGAGGTCACGCTGGGCATCGTGCCCGCGCAGATTGCACCATTTGTCGTGAGGCGCCTCGGCCCTGCGGCGGCGCGGCGGTGTTTGCTGACGGGCGAGCGTTGGGATGCTGCGATTGCTCAACGTGCGGGGCTGGTGGATGAGGTGGTGGCTGGCGACATGGAGGCTGCTGTGCAAGCCGCCATCGCGCGCCATGCCGCCGCAGCGCCGCGGGCCGTGGCCGCCACCAAACGTTTGTTGCTGGCCCAGACTGATACGTCGTTGTCCGCGCTGCTGGATGAGGCGGCGATGGCTTTTGCGCAAGCGCTGCGCGGGTCCGAGGCTCCGCAAGGGCTGGCGGCGTTTGCTGCGCGCAAGGCACCGCCGTGGAGTGCGAAGCCATGA
- a CDS encoding SDR family oxidoreductase — MAPTARNAYQSVFAPGLFQGQVVVVTGGGSGIGRCTAHELAHLGAHVVLVGRKPEKLLAVAEEITADGGRVSCQVCDIRSEEGVVALVQQILATQGRIDALVNNAGGQFMAPLESISAKGWEAVLHTNLTGGFLMARECYRQWMAQQGGSIVNIVADMWGSMPGMGHSGAARAGMVSFTETAALEWAHSGVRVNAVAPGYIASSGMDNYPPEAGDMLRAMPRTVPLGRFGNEAEVSAAIAFLLSPAASFISGTTLRVDGARPQVRMGWPQRPPRATAAAHPAVRPFDGFHRAQVPRVFAPSHPPKPEAA, encoded by the coding sequence ATGGCCCCCACAGCGCGTAACGCCTACCAGTCTGTGTTTGCTCCGGGCCTGTTCCAGGGGCAGGTGGTGGTGGTCACCGGTGGCGGCTCCGGCATTGGCCGGTGCACGGCGCACGAGTTGGCGCACCTGGGCGCGCATGTGGTGCTGGTGGGGCGCAAGCCTGAAAAACTGCTGGCCGTGGCCGAAGAGATCACCGCCGATGGCGGCCGCGTGTCGTGCCAGGTGTGCGACATCCGATCTGAAGAAGGCGTGGTCGCGCTGGTGCAGCAGATCCTTGCTACGCAGGGCCGCATCGATGCGCTGGTCAACAACGCAGGAGGGCAGTTCATGGCACCGCTCGAATCCATCAGCGCCAAGGGCTGGGAGGCCGTGTTGCACACCAACCTCACGGGCGGCTTTCTGATGGCGCGTGAGTGCTACCGGCAGTGGATGGCGCAGCAGGGCGGCTCCATCGTCAACATCGTGGCCGATATGTGGGGCTCCATGCCGGGCATGGGGCACAGCGGCGCGGCGCGCGCTGGCATGGTCAGCTTCACCGAAACCGCCGCGCTCGAATGGGCCCACAGCGGCGTGCGCGTGAATGCGGTTGCGCCGGGCTACATCGCGTCCAGCGGTATGGACAATTACCCGCCCGAGGCGGGCGACATGTTGCGCGCCATGCCGCGCACGGTGCCGCTCGGCCGCTTTGGCAACGAAGCCGAGGTGTCGGCGGCCATTGCCTTTTTGCTCAGCCCCGCAGCCAGCTTCATCAGCGGCACCACGCTGCGGGTGGACGGCGCCCGACCCCAGGTGCGCATGGGCTGGCCGCAGCGCCCGCCCCGTGCCACCGCCGCAGCACACCCGGCCGTGCGGCCGTTTGACGGCTTTCACCGTGCGCAGGTGCCGCGGGTGTTTGCACCTTCCCATCCCCCCAAGCCCGAGGCCGCATGA
- a CDS encoding acyl-CoA carboxylase subunit beta, with the protein MTAVFTSRFNPGSAEATQRRAALQARLHALRALEERAAAASARSLPQFEKRGQLLPRQRVALLLDAGAPWLPLCTLAGYLQDVKDPEKSVPGGGMVAGIGFVSGVRCMVVASDSGIEAGAIQPMGLEKILRVQEIALQNRLPFIHLVESAGANLMRYRVEGFVHGGTLFRNLARLSAAGIPVITVQHGSGTAGGAYMPGLSDVVIMVQGRSRAFLAGPPLLKAATGEIATEEELGGAEMHTAISGLGEYLAQDDREAIGLARDVVAHLGWGVAPRPSAPSPTLPADDLLSLMSADLRQPVDMREVIARLVDGSDLLEFKARYGAATLCAQGRIQGHAVGFISNNGPIDVAGANKATHFIQWMCQLGHPIIYLQNTTGYMVGKDSEQGGMIKHGSKMIQAVTNATVPQITIQCGASFGAGNYGMCGRGYAPRFLFSWPGAKTAVMGGEQAARTMQIVTEAALARKGITPDPAESQAQFDKIVAMFETQADALVTSGLLLDDGVIDPRDTRAVLAFCLDTVAEGAARTLRPMQFGVARM; encoded by the coding sequence ATGACTGCCGTCTTCACCTCCCGATTCAACCCAGGCAGCGCCGAGGCCACGCAGCGCCGCGCAGCGCTGCAGGCCCGCCTTCATGCTCTGCGCGCGCTGGAAGAGCGTGCCGCCGCCGCCTCGGCCCGGTCGCTCCCCCAGTTTGAAAAGCGCGGCCAGCTGCTGCCGCGCCAGCGCGTGGCGCTGCTGCTGGATGCCGGTGCGCCCTGGTTGCCGCTGTGCACGCTGGCGGGATACCTGCAGGACGTGAAAGACCCCGAGAAGTCCGTGCCCGGTGGCGGGATGGTTGCGGGCATTGGTTTTGTCAGCGGTGTGCGTTGCATGGTGGTGGCCAGCGACTCGGGCATCGAGGCCGGTGCCATCCAGCCCATGGGCCTGGAGAAGATCCTGCGGGTGCAGGAGATCGCGCTGCAAAACCGCTTGCCGTTCATCCATCTGGTGGAGAGTGCGGGCGCTAACCTCATGCGCTACCGGGTGGAGGGCTTCGTGCACGGCGGCACACTGTTCCGCAACCTCGCGCGGCTGTCGGCGGCGGGCATCCCGGTCATCACCGTGCAGCACGGCTCTGGCACTGCAGGCGGCGCTTACATGCCTGGTTTGTCGGATGTGGTGATCATGGTGCAGGGCCGCTCGCGCGCCTTTCTGGCCGGGCCGCCGCTGCTCAAGGCCGCCACGGGTGAGATTGCGACGGAAGAAGAACTGGGTGGCGCCGAGATGCACACCGCCATCTCCGGCCTGGGCGAATACCTGGCGCAGGACGACCGCGAGGCGATTGGTCTGGCGCGCGATGTGGTGGCGCATCTGGGGTGGGGCGTAGCGCCGCGACCCAGCGCACCCAGCCCCACCTTGCCCGCAGACGACCTGCTGTCCCTGATGTCCGCCGACCTGCGCCAACCCGTGGACATGCGCGAGGTCATCGCGCGGCTGGTGGATGGATCGGATCTGCTGGAGTTCAAGGCCCGCTACGGTGCCGCCACCCTCTGCGCGCAAGGGCGCATCCAGGGCCATGCCGTCGGCTTCATCAGCAACAACGGCCCCATCGACGTGGCGGGCGCGAACAAGGCCACGCACTTCATCCAGTGGATGTGCCAGCTGGGCCACCCCATCATCTATCTGCAGAACACCACGGGCTACATGGTGGGCAAGGACAGCGAGCAGGGCGGCATGATCAAGCACGGCAGCAAGATGATCCAGGCGGTGACCAACGCCACCGTGCCGCAGATCACCATCCAGTGCGGCGCCAGTTTTGGCGCGGGCAACTATGGCATGTGCGGGCGGGGCTATGCGCCGCGCTTTCTGTTCAGCTGGCCGGGCGCCAAGACGGCCGTAATGGGCGGCGAGCAGGCAGCGCGCACCATGCAGATCGTGACCGAGGCAGCGCTGGCGCGCAAAGGCATCACCCCCGACCCGGCCGAGTCGCAAGCCCAGTTTGACAAGATCGTCGCCATGTTCGAGACCCAGGCCGATGCGCTCGTAACCAGCGGTCTGCTGCTGGACGACGGCGTGATCGACCCGCGCGACACGCGCGCCGTGTTGGCGTTTTGCCTTGACACCGTGGCCGAAGGCGCAGCGCGCACGCTCCGGCCCATGCAATTCGGGGTGGCGCGCATGTAG